In the Drosophila virilis strain 15010-1051.87 chromosome 4, Dvir_AGI_RSII-ME, whole genome shotgun sequence genome, AATATCAGTATGCATACTTTTTAAATGAGTTGCAATTAATTTGTGTGTCTTGTGTTATGAGCGAACCAAATATCGTGCTGAGTCGTGCGTGTGTATATCGTGCCCTCGAATTTGTCACAGCCCATCTCTATATTTGCACagttcgttttgtttttgtgctggAACCAAGTTTATAGTTATAGGCGGATGTCGGAGGCTTAGACATGGGCGATAGCGACGATGCGATATGGCAAGAAATCGGTATTAATCCACAACATGTTGTGTGCGAATCAGACGAGGGCCTCTACAAACTGATATGCGATAAGAAGTGGCTACAGGCGCTCGAATGTCATCGTAAAATCTCGCACTTTACACAGTGGCCACATTTGGATCGACGTGCACATCCCACAGGACCACTGGAGCATCCCTGGACACGCATACTAGTACAAACATACCGCAAACAGTCGCAGCGTAAAGTCCATCCGCTGCCTCCACGAGGTGCTAGCCTTGAAAACACACAATTTCCCTTAAGCTACTCGCAGGCAGTTTCCAATGTGGCACATCTCAACTTTAAGCAACTTTGGGAGGCGGCCTACAAGCAGTACGCGGACGCCCATGTCAAACAGTGCAGGTCGGGTGCAGGAACGCAGTCCAAGCCGCAAAACGGGGGAGGCTTACAGCCGCATGATGTGGTGCTCCGAGAGCTAATACAACGCATCTACAATTGCCCAGTACTGCAGTGCAAACAGGAGGGTAATGGAACGGCCAGCAGCGACCAGGACTTAACCGGCGATTGTCATGCAAATGTGCTGCCTGCTCTGGTGGCCATTGAGACCAGCACGCACTACTGCATATTCCATTATCCACCAGCTCTGGAGAGCAGCCTTTATGACTGCATCACCTACAGTCCCGCACTCCTTGGTCGAGGCTACAACAAGACGCTATTTATCATATATCAGCTGTTGCAGGTGTCGCGGCATTTGCAGGATCAGGGCCTGTTCTTGGGTGATCTGCGACTGCAGCACGTGCTGCTGCGCGAGAATCTTTGGCTACAGGTGCTGCCGCGCCTGCAGTGCAATCTGCTGCTGGACGAGCAGTCCGCCACTGTGGCCATGTCGCCGCTGAGTTGCCCGGAGTTGCCCGAATCACCGGAACAGCTGCCCTCCAGCAGCACCATCGATCTCAAGCTGGCCTACGACCCAGCTCAATTTAATCTGCGCGAATACTGTGAAATGTGGTGCAACGGGCAGTTGTCCAACTTTGACTATCTCACTATACTAAACAATGCCTGTGGCAGGAGTCTGACCAATGCCGCCTATCACCACATAATGCCCTGGGTGACGGACTTTGCGGCCCGCAACGGCCTCAATTGGCGCGATCTGACCAAAAGCAAGTATCGCCTGAACAAAGGCGACGTCCATTTAGATCTCATGTACACGCACGCCAGTCAGCATGCCGCAGCAGAGGCTGTGACGCCCGTGGAGCAGTTGCAGGTGGCGCATCATGTGTCCGATTTTCTCTCCGAGATTACGTATTTCGTGTATATGGCGCGGCGTACGCCACAATCCATACTCTGTGCCCATGTGCGACCCATTTGGGTGCCCGCCGAGTATCCGGTGTCGATACAACGCCTTCAGGAATGGACGCCGGACGAATGCATACCCGAGTTCTATTCAGATCCAATGATATTTAAAAGCATTCACGAAGACTTGCCCGATCTAGAGTTGCCCGCGTGGGCCACTTGCCCCGAGGATTTTATATGCAAGCATCGTGAAGCGCTGGAATCACAGTACGTTAGCGAGCGACTGCATCATTGGATCGATTTAAATTTTGGGTAGCTTGCGATTACCTATTGAGATTTTTTATACTCCTACTTTAATTCTTTACAGCTACAAGCTAAGCGGCAAGGCGGCCATCAAATCCAAAAATGTATGCCTCAGCCTGGTAGATCAGCATTGCAATCTGAGTCAGCGCGGCATCGTACAGCTGTTCTCACAGGCTCATCCGCCGCGTCGGTATGTCTCGCCCTGGTTTAACAAATACGCGCCCAGGCTGAGCCAGCTATATGGCAACAGCAGGGGCAAGAACAACAGGCGCTTGGCCAGAAGCACGGAGAATCTGCACGCCTCAACAAtgagcaatagcagcagctgcttggaGAGCAATTCACCTCGAATGTCACTGCGTCCAAATGATGAGTCATCGAGCACAGGCGCCAGCTTCTACGCCATGACCAACTTTATTGAGCTGCCGGAGCACTATAATCCtgcgttgctgctgcagcaattgGAATCTCTGGAGACTTTCTATGCGCGCACCTTTCCGCAGCAACGCGCCTCAGCCAATCCTGAGGAGAAAATGATAAGCAGCGATTTGCTGTTTGAGCACAACTCGGCCGACCATTCATTCACAAATCAGCTGTTTGCACTTGATGAGGCGATTCAGACCAATTCGAAGAATCTGCTAGTGCCGCGCACGCGACATCAGCACagtctgcagcagctgctggccgaTTGCCGTGAGCGTGAGCTGCAGGTGATGGGCTGCCTCATTGTGGAGCTGTATGCCATGCAGCGTTTGCGACCGCTACTAACAACGAACGGGCCAAGCGCGAGCCTAGAAAGccgcctgtctgcctgccgcACGCTGGTCCAGCTGTACAGTCAGGAGCTGCCGAAACCGGTGCGTCATGTGGtgcgtctgctgctgcagctagaGAGTAATGTGCCCAACCAGGGCCTGCCCGTGCCGACCAGTGCGGCACAGCTACTGGAACCCATGTTCAGCCATGCGCTGCTGCCTTTTCCGAGTAACTACATTTCGATCTATGCGTTTGTGCGCTCCCTGCACGCCTTCCAGCTGAACTTTGAGCTGCTCGAGCTGCACACACATCTCAACTGCAACGGCGGCAGCGAGTGTGCGCGCTTCACGGAACTGGATCGCCAGCGTGTGCTTTTCGAACGAAAGATTGCGGAGTGCAAGGTGATGTCCTGCTGTGCTCATGTGCGTCGCCTGCTCGAGCCGCTGGCCTTTGCCTATGAGCAGTTTGCGCCtgtggagctgctgctgccgcatatTATTGATCTGCTTCGGGATGAACGCACCTCAATACTGACTGCCTGGAATTTGTTTGATCCCGTTGCCCAGGCCTTGGGCATTGCACAGACCCAAATGCATTTGCTGCAACCGATGCTCAAGCTTTACGACGTGGAAAGCGGCGCTCAGATGGACGatgcggccagcagcagcagcagcagcaataacaatggTGGCCACTTACGTTTCTCTTCGAGCAGCTCTTTCAAGTCGCGCAAATCCGTGAAGCTCTATCACCACAGCTTCCTGCTACGCCTAATCGTGCGCTTTGGACTCCGCTGCTTTCTGCAGCACTTTATTGCGCCGCTAATCGAAGCTGTTGGCGGCTACAAGGAGCCGGAGCAGGGCAATGGCTATCACTATCATCGCGGTAGCAGTCGGCGGACCAGCAAGAATCTTAACTATGCCGCAGAGGAGCCGCCAGCGTCGCAGCCGGAGCCCAAGCCAGACGTTGAGGAGCTATTCACGTTCGAGGAGGATCAGGAGAACAAATCTGTTGATTCTTTCGATATGCGTCCATCGTCCACAGCCATTGCAGAGGAGGCGCGCGAGTCCGATGGCAGCTCACCCGACAAGCTGGCCATCAATGAGCTTATGTACGGCGCCAAATTATCGCCAGATAAGTTGTCGCTGCAGAGCCAGGAACAGACACCACCACCCGCCATGCCGGCGCCCTTGATTGGGCCACGTTCACCCACCATTGAGATACCCGCCAGCAGCATAAGACGCAGTTTCCAGCTAAGCGCCATCGATTGTGACATTGGCTCCCGCAAGAGCGTCGACAGCTTTGAGCTCATCAGCCAGGTTACCGGCACAGCGGCCAATGAGTCAACGGAGTCTGCCCCGCAAGCGGATACCGACGGCTGTGACTCACTCCAGGCCTCGGTCATATCGCGCATCTCGGAGGCCAAGGCCCTGCAAAACAATCGCATTAGCGAGATGAGCGCCGAGAGTCTCGTCTGGCTATCTCATCGCTTGGGACCGGTGCTCACTGCTCGCCACATAACACGcaatctgctcaagctgctgTCGCTCTGCTACGTGGGCCAGGAAAATCTGCTGCCCGAGGTCGAAACGGGCAACTGCGGTGACTTATCGGCAGATGCCTCCAATCTCAATTATTTCAGCATTGCCAATGCCCGCGTTGTCGGCGATCGCAGCGCGGCTCGCGTTCTCGAATGCCTCATGTCCATTGCGGGTATGTCTCACTTCAGTACCATAAATTGATTggaatatttacatttaatttgttagtCATCGGTGTTAGTCACAGATTATATTGATCTTCCATCTATCACCAGGTGCATCTTCATAGGGAACAGTTTAATGCAAGTGTTGCTCACATTTCCTTtccatttcttttattttgcagcGCTCTATGGCGAaaattttcttcttctgcAGTATTTTCCACACATAAGTGAGCTGATTGGTCTCTGCTCGAAGCGGATGACGGGCAGCCTCGAGGGCGCCATCATCAGCTCGCTGCAGCTGGTGAAGTACATGTTGCCCTGCCTGATGGATGCCACCATAATGGAACACTTGCAGCACATGCTGTTGGATGCCATTCTGCTGCCGATACTGCGTCTACTGAGCTCTACCAATCTGCTAATGCCCAGCGGCTACCTGGGGCGTTCGCTGCTGGCTCGCAAATTTCTGGACGCCTGCTATGCGCTGAGTGTGCGCCTGGGCTCGGACATGACTCGGGAGCATCTGTGCCAGTCACTGTTCGCGCCATTTTTTCTGATCTTCAACAAGGCGTTTGGACTACCCAACGAATTAAGTTGTAATCTGTCCAATCTGTCGCTGAGCGCAGCTCTAGGCCAACAGCAACGGGCATTGGAGGAGCTGCGCGATGTATTCGGACCGGAACTTGCGCATACTGCCTACTTGGCATTTCTGCGATTCCTGGGCGAGTCCATAATGCAACGCACGTTAAGCAACATGGAATTCGTGCTCACTTTGTGCCACGAGCATGAGCAACCGGGCGCTGGACAGGACAAGGCGCAGCTTAGCCAGTCGGCAATAGTTAGTCCAGTGGATGTCACGGATGCAGCGCTTTGCGAGACCGCAGCAAATAGTTTTGGCACCCAGGTTGTCGGCAACCGGCTGCAGGTCTCTAGCAGCAGCATGGAGTTGCTGGATATGGTTGCCTACAAACTGGACCATATGCCCAGCACGCGACACCTAAAAGGCAACTGGCTGGCCTACTGGCGGCACGAGACGACCCGCAGCGAGAAGGACAACCAGGCACTAAACCTCAAGCAAATTCGCCTGCAATCCTTTGTAGGCCACACGAACTCGGTGAGAGCCATTTATGCGCTGGAGAACGAGAATAGCTTTGTGTCCGCCTCCAAGGACAAAACGGTCAAACTGTGGTCGCTGCGCAGCGAGGGAGATGGACGCAAGAGCACCGCCTGTCAGTTCACCTACACAGCGCACAAGAAGTCCATACACTCCCTCAGTTTCCTAGAGTCGCTACGCTATGTCGTCTCCTGTGATTCGGGTGTGCACTTGTGGGATCCGTTCATAGGACGACCGCTGAGCATACTGGATGCGCCCAGGCACAGTGCGGTCACCGTTGTCAAATGCTTGCCCTCTCACTCGCCGCTGGTGGTCGCTGGCACGGCCGAGTCCACGGTCAGGATCATTGATGCGCGCTCCATGCAGTATGTAAATGAATGGCGTGTCTGCCCTGCAGCTTTGCCAAATGCCACAGTACGTTGTCTGGCGGTGGCGCCGTCAGGCAATTGGTTAGCCGCAGGTCTCTCCTCGGGCGGCATTGTACAGCTGGACACACGCACCGGCATTGTGCTCAACAGCTGGCGGCCCATGGAATGTGACTTGCTGCAGCTGACGGCGCCCAGCGATCAGGTGCTTATTAGCTCGGCGCTCGACCACAGCCTGGCCGTATGGCATGCCCTGGACGGCATTCTACACTATCAGCTCAAGTAAGTTGGCCATCAAATTTCAAACTCGAATTTCATTGCCTACTATTAACAGACCGCCACCGGAGCCTGCCCATTTCCTGCAAAGCGTTGGCTCCTCACTGGTCTATGCCACAACCGGGAATCGTGTAGGTGTCTATGCGGATGTGGCCAACTCGCATGCCCTCAATACTGTCACCAAACTTCGTTCCGAGACGTTTCGGGGCGTACTCACATCTCTCGCGGTGTTGCCGCTAAATCGCGCCTTCCTTGCAGGCAACGAGAGCGGCAACATTGTCCTGCTCTGCTAGCCAAGTGTTACGATGATATTACTACACAAAAAGACAACTATactaatttatatacatatatatacatatatatttaattaccAGTCCGGTTATAGTATATAGCAATAGAGTTCTACCCGTACGAGTTCTTATTTAATGgcaccaaatatatatatattaattcaactaaggaaattataaaatgtacTCAGCCGGAGCTTTAGAGATTTTAGTTAAGTTCTACTTAGGACACGTGCTAGACACAGATGCCTCTCATGCCAAATCAATTccagaacaaaatgtttatttcaaGTCTTAGACTTAAGCAATATTTTCGCTAGTTTAATTGGTAAAGGctacatttacatacatatatatctcatatatgtacatatataataaatatttaaatgaatgtgTATATTGCTGAATATGACTTGTGGATATAGCCAATAGAGTACACTGTACAGATTACTACAGCCTTTTGATTGATACCCTCTCATTCTTTCTTACATATGAATTTGCATAACCCGAGCAGAGCTGAAACATAATATGGGAGCACAGAACTTAAAAGAAACATACAATCTCAGTTATTTCCTTATGATTTCTGCTTTTTATCATACCCTGTacgtaacagacagaaggaggTATCTCGGAACCTTATCAATCAATAGCATCAATAACCTactcgatctagccatgtccgtggGTCTGGCTATCCGTCCGTATGAATAGACGCGATATGGGAAACCGTAAGAACTGAAGGTTTCAACTTTTGAACTTGTCCTTATTCCatgaaatcaataaaaatcggaGCTGAAGGCATCAATTTTGCAACGAAAACTTTTATATAGTGTCCCTTCGTTCCCATCAAAATTGCATAAAACCAAATTTTGCAAGTGTGTTATGTTGAAAGGAGCAGGTCGGCGCTGGTTTCAGaatatctcctagtcgggcattCCCAAGTAGAGCACGGTTTCTTGTTTGCTTgatgttttattttgtaaattttttctCAATTTCCTCTTGCACATCGCCTTGAGTTGGGGCAATGAACTTGGAAGCCGTCGAGTTAATCAACGAGCTGAGATCTCGAAGGCAACTGGttggtgtctgtgtgtgtaggATGAATACtgagtgtatatatatggagagcgcattgcatttatttttgggcGACGCCTGGCAAAGCGACTTTCAGCGATGCGACGACAATTCGCGTAGCTTCTTTTTATGGCGACTTTTTGCattggcattttgttgttgttgttgttgttgttgttgttgttgttgttgttgctgctgattttATTGTTGTGAGTCTGGGCGACGTATGCGTAAGACAATGATTCTGGGCGCTTGTTACAATGAGGACTTACAGAGGACAATAGTGCGTCTAACCCAGAAGATGGAGCAGCTCCACCACCCCAAAGCAACGACCCAACGCGCGTGCATGTTGCCGCATGCAGTCTGACTCTGCCCTTATGGATTGGGCTAGGGTCCACCTTGAATTTAAGGAATCGCTGCAGGCAAACGTGCGTATATGCATTTGCATTgataacatacatacatatgcacatataaagCGCGAGTAAAGCGAGCATTCAACGTGCAAGGCAACAAGTTGCCCAtgcgagttgttgttgttgttgttgttgcatgttgcaagGCGACGGCTGCTAACATGCTGCAAGCTAATGTCGAAGGTGGGTTCGTCTTGCAGCACGTTACACATTacggaataaataaaaatatccgAATTCGATCACTTTTTGATcgtattaaaattaaacagaaaaataaaatatgaaacaccttattataaaaaaaaatacaatttttatagataaagacatatgtacatacctGAAAGGGTGTCAGACGGATCAGATGGAAGCGTAATAACACtccatattcatattcatttgaTTCCATATGCAAATagatgacaacaacaacaaaaaaaaaaacatagcaCACAGTGACAACGCCAACGCGAACAAAATAACTCAAACTTAAACATCATGATCACGATTACGCAGTccgaaaaataataataataaatagcaCGACACAAAAGAATGCGGGGAATTTGAAATTTCCGATGAATGGTTTTGCATGAAATTTCACTTACTTGCCCGAACAGGCTAACAGCGTAAAGCAGACGGCATTGTTATGCTTGGAATGCTTTGGCATTTAGCGTGAAGCGTGCAGCGGGGAGCGCAGCGGCGGCAGGGTTGCCAGAGCGCGCGCCAAAGCCAACATGGCTGTGGCGCGGCGTCCAGTGATCGAATCTGGCAGCCCGACAATACTGCCACGCGACCGCAAGAATGTTGAGGTTGAGGTTGCCTccaatacaaatatgtatgttcgactgcacacacacacacaaaaaaaaaacatcacgAACTGTTCTTACATAGCCAGCAGCATTAACATGCGCGCTGCAGGTGCGAATAGatgggcaacagcagcgttGCCAGAGTAGCAGTCAGCACTTGCGGCGAGAGACTCGAGCACTCGAAATGACAATGTTACCAACATACAAGCGAAAATTAACAGCAGGCGCACAGCAATGGCCAGCTGGCAGCCTTATGCGACAGTGTGGCCCactcatatttataaattcatgaCAGTTTATGCCATCAATTTTATAACTCACACCCGTTGCCCGGGGCGGCGAGTCAATAAATTCTCAGAGGCCGACTACGTATTTTATAGTCGCGCATTGCAGATCTGACATAATAACTAAGAGGCGCGCAGAATGTGTAGCAGCTGGTCTGTTAGTAGGCAGTCGAACTCGACGCCTCTGTTACTTGCCATTACCACAACTTGCAGGGGGGCCGGGCCTGGCGGGGCGGCAGTCTCTCTGTACAATTAGCTGAAGCGGGACTGCCGGTGTTCATCGGCCGCCGACTGCCGACGGCCGGCTCTTATAGCCTCTGTGGGCGTTGCTGCATTCTATAAAATCGAATTTTTAACGTTCAAATGCTAACAGAGTCACAGAACTGGGCGTAGCGAGCAGCTTTAATGTCTGCCTATCGATTTTCGTCATGTTAATTTTCGCGCGCTCTTCGCCTGCTAACTAACAGGCGCCCTCCCCATCAGTTGGCATTGCATATTAGGATTGCCACAATAATAGCAAGACGATTAATGTGCTgtagcagagagagagagggagagagagagagagagcagagCGAGTGGCGGCGAGTTGGTAGCTTGTGAGAGTGACAAGTGCAAGCGAGAGAGCTGCAGCTAAATCAATATTAAATGCCCTGCTGCAAACAGTCATGCGCAGGCAAGTGTACAAACTTCAACGATATAATGAAATTCGGCGAATTTTCAAACTGAACGGGCATCGCTCTGCCTCTGTCCCCTCCTTCTCAACAACCACCATGCCAATTCGCTGCCATTGGCTCAGTGCAGCAGTGCAAGCGAGACAACAGCTGTGCCGGCTGTGCGACGCTTCTGAGTAGGCAATTTGAAATCGTTTTAATTtcgaaaaaagaagaagaagaagaaaaaaggtAAACTGCAGCCCGACTGTAGAAGGCGTCGCAGCATACAGTTGAGTGCTGTGCGCCTGTTCGCAAACGATTAAATTCAGTTTAATCATCCACTAAACAGCTACGAGATACCGTTTCGttcgttattattattattacatgCAACAAGTCGTCTTGTGTCTCTGCCTTCAGGCGcacaatatatgtacatatgtatgcatgcatgtatgtacataaggGAAACGACCGCAAATTGGAGTCGAATCGCTCGAGAGGCCCATTAGCCGTGTGTTTCTTACGTATATACAAAACATATATGGGGAAGCGTTTTTACAATTGAGTGCGCGCAAATTGGATTATCCATTCGCCGAGCACCAAGCACCAAATCAAatgaatgcagcagcagcccaggGCCCCCCTTCTCCCCCCTTCTCAGACAGAGCAGCAACATCTCTAAtcccacacacactctctgTATACGTTGTATGCCCGTAtatttatctcgctcgcacctGTTGCGTGGTTTCTAACATAATTTCTATTGAGTTTTCACTGAAAATCTAATCGTGCCGAGTGGAGAGCATGCTGCTAAATCTCATGCAGACCtagtaaaaatgtttgttgtttcttAAAGAGCAAGAAGAAGCCCCGGCCCCAGCATGCTGTGTGTAgtcgtgtgtgcatgtgtgtgtgtgtgtgcattgtcGTCGTTTGCTCTATTTGGCAATGTATCGGGCATGACTCGGCCCGCGAGTGAGCTCGAGTGGGTTACCCCACTCATTCCACATTCAGCCTGCCtgtctcgcacacacacacacacacacacacacacatgctgggACTCAGATACGCACGCATACAGGCGCACACCAATCACTCGCTGCTCTTTCTCAGCCAGCCAATCACGTTTTTAACAGAGTGTAGAAATGTTGTAAACGGCTGCTATGCGGCCTGTTCGCCTGTTACCATGTGGAACATTCGCTGAATTGAAACGCCGCTGTTGGCCACGCGGATTGGTTGGATGTGCGCAAGCAACAAAGAAGCGCAACTTTTTCAACTTTATGGGCTGATGCGGCGGCTGGCGGCTGCTTCCACTGCGCCACAGCGTTTGCAACTGGCGATGTTTGTGTCGAAtgaaaaatgagaaaaatttCAATGGCCTGCTCGACACTGGTGGTTGGAACGCTGCTCATTCATTGGACATGGCTGAACGACTTGCTGTCTGTGCTGCGGTCAGCTCCAGAAACTGTGCCtgaatatgtacatacatatgtatgtacttagtGGAAGGCATTTTAATCTATTTTAAAAGCCTGCTTCCCTCTCTTCTCTCCTCCTCCTCTTTCAACTAAGCAAATTTGAGTTCTTTCTTAATgccaacttttttttgttttctatttttggaACTTTTGTAGTTCATTGCTTACTTGCTTGATATGTCATGGATTCGTATATTCTTACTCCGTGTTCAATTAGTTCTGCACGCTCATGGCCAATGTATCGCCGCTGACACTGGCCACACTCTCCTGGCCGCCGGACGCAGCGGCGGTGGCATGTTTCTCGCGTATGCCCAGCCAAGGTAGGCGACGTTCGAGTTCCAGGCGGTACTTGGGATGGCTTGTGGCATATACCCAGGGATCCAGGCAGGACACCGACTTGCAGGCCAACATGGGCAGCATGGATATAAATGGAGttatcagctgctgctcaCCAAAGCAGCCTATCAAAGCGACCACAGAGTAGGGCGTCCAGGCCAGTATGAAGAGCATGTAGATAATCAGAGCTGCCTTGGCGATCCTCAGCTCCACGCTCATGGCATCGTTGTTGGCCTTCGCCGAAAGCGATTTCACATTCATCTTCTTGGCCTGATCGGCCAACATGCGTTCATGGGTGCGCACATGTGTGAATAGTTTGTAGTAGGAGACGAGGATCATGGTCATCGGAATGGCATACGACCATACGAATATGGTGCGTACGAACAAGCGATTCTCATCCGTATTGGTCAGGTAGTCGAAGCTGCACGTGGTCAGGAAACCctctaaaaaaatatatatatttaataatataattaaataagagATGGGAAGAGTTACCTGGCTGGTAGCGACCCCAGATCTGGAAGAGGGGCAGCACCGAAAACGGCGTTGCCCACAGCCAGGTGAATATGATGCACATAATGATCTGTCCATAGCTCAGACGCCCGTCGATGGGATTCGATATGGTCTTGTATCGGTCGAAGGCAATAAACGCATTCGTTATCGAAGCGCCCATGCCCGAGATGCCGCCGTTAAGTGCATAGATCTCGCATCCCAAATCTCCGCCCACAATATAGCCGACGGCAGCATTAATCAGATAGTGCGGCATATTGGTGCACATGAACAGATCGAAGATGGCCAGATTAAGGATCAACAAATTTGAGGGTGTTCGCAGAGATTTGGAACTGTGGAAGAAGGAAGCATTTGCTGAGGCAAAGTCGACGCAAAAATAGTTATCGCAACTTACGTGGAGAATATCCAGATGACCAAGCCATTCCCGAACAGATTTAGGCCCATCAGCGCACAGAATGCAATGTAGATGCCAGCACGATAATATATGGGAGGTGACCGGAATCCACGCCAATGAGCGTGCACCATGTGC is a window encoding:
- the Wdr81 gene encoding WD repeat-containing protein 81, giving the protein MGDSDDAIWQEIGINPQHVVCESDEGLYKLICDKKWLQALECHRKISHFTQWPHLDRRAHPTGPLEHPWTRILVQTYRKQSQRKVHPLPPRGASLENTQFPLSYSQAVSNVAHLNFKQLWEAAYKQYADAHVKQCRSGAGTQSKPQNGGGLQPHDVVLRELIQRIYNCPVLQCKQEGNGTASSDQDLTGDCHANVLPALVAIETSTHYCIFHYPPALESSLYDCITYSPALLGRGYNKTLFIIYQLLQVSRHLQDQGLFLGDLRLQHVLLRENLWLQVLPRLQCNLLLDEQSATVAMSPLSCPELPESPEQLPSSSTIDLKLAYDPAQFNLREYCEMWCNGQLSNFDYLTILNNACGRSLTNAAYHHIMPWVTDFAARNGLNWRDLTKSKYRLNKGDVHLDLMYTHASQHAAAEAVTPVEQLQVAHHVSDFLSEITYFVYMARRTPQSILCAHVRPIWVPAEYPVSIQRLQEWTPDECIPEFYSDPMIFKSIHEDLPDLELPAWATCPEDFICKHREALESQYVSERLHHWIDLNFGYKLSGKAAIKSKNVCLSLVDQHCNLSQRGIVQLFSQAHPPRRYVSPWFNKYAPRLSQLYGNSRGKNNRRLARSTENLHASTMSNSSSCLESNSPRMSLRPNDESSSTGASFYAMTNFIELPEHYNPALLLQQLESLETFYARTFPQQRASANPEEKMISSDLLFEHNSADHSFTNQLFALDEAIQTNSKNLLVPRTRHQHSLQQLLADCRERELQVMGCLIVELYAMQRLRPLLTTNGPSASLESRLSACRTLVQLYSQELPKPVRHVVRLLLQLESNVPNQGLPVPTSAAQLLEPMFSHALLPFPSNYISIYAFVRSLHAFQLNFELLELHTHLNCNGGSECARFTELDRQRVLFERKIAECKVMSCCAHVRRLLEPLAFAYEQFAPVELLLPHIIDLLRDERTSILTAWNLFDPVAQALGIAQTQMHLLQPMLKLYDVESGAQMDDAASSSSSSNNNGGHLRFSSSSSFKSRKSVKLYHHSFLLRLIVRFGLRCFLQHFIAPLIEAVGGYKEPEQGNGYHYHRGSSRRTSKNLNYAAEEPPASQPEPKPDVEELFTFEEDQENKSVDSFDMRPSSTAIAEEARESDGSSPDKLAINELMYGAKLSPDKLSLQSQEQTPPPAMPAPLIGPRSPTIEIPASSIRRSFQLSAIDCDIGSRKSVDSFELISQVTGTAANESTESAPQADTDGCDSLQASVISRISEAKALQNNRISEMSAESLVWLSHRLGPVLTARHITRNLLKLLSLCYVGQENLLPEVETGNCGDLSADASNLNYFSIANARVVGDRSAARVLECLMSIAALYGENFLLLQYFPHISELIGLCSKRMTGSLEGAIISSLQLVKYMLPCLMDATIMEHLQHMLLDAILLPILRLLSSTNLLMPSGYLGRSLLARKFLDACYALSVRLGSDMTREHLCQSLFAPFFLIFNKAFGLPNELSCNLSNLSLSAALGQQQRALEELRDVFGPELAHTAYLAFLRFLGESIMQRTLSNMEFVLTLCHEHEQPGAGQDKAQLSQSAIVSPVDVTDAALCETAANSFGTQVVGNRLQVSSSSMELLDMVAYKLDHMPSTRHLKGNWLAYWRHETTRSEKDNQALNLKQIRLQSFVGHTNSVRAIYALENENSFVSASKDKTVKLWSLRSEGDGRKSTACQFTYTAHKKSIHSLSFLESLRYVVSCDSGVHLWDPFIGRPLSILDAPRHSAVTVVKCLPSHSPLVVAGTAESTVRIIDARSMQYVNEWRVCPAALPNATVRCLAVAPSGNWLAAGLSSGGIVQLDTRTGIVLNSWRPMECDLLQLTAPSDQVLISSALDHSLAVWHALDGILHYQLKPPPEPAHFLQSVGSSLVYATTGNRVGVYADVANSHALNTVTKLRSETFRGVLTSLAVLPLNRAFLAGNESGNIVLLC
- the Rh5 gene encoding opsin Rh5 — protein: MYLSGQDQDLAGPQSYASYLNDSSGDAAGAVLPLGHDYPAEYQHMVHAHWRGFRSPPIYYRAGIYIAFCALMGLNLFGNGLVIWIFSTSKSLRTPSNLLILNLAIFDLFMCTNMPHYLINAAVGYIVGGDLGCEIYALNGGISGMGASITNAFIAFDRYKTISNPIDGRLSYGQIIMCIIFTWLWATPFSVLPLFQIWGRYQPEGFLTTCSFDYLTNTDENRLFVRTIFVWSYAIPMTMILVSYYKLFTHVRTHERMLADQAKKMNVKSLSAKANNDAMSVELRIAKAALIIYMLFILAWTPYSVVALIGCFGEQQLITPFISMLPMLACKSVSCLDPWVYATSHPKYRLELERRLPWLGIREKHATAAASGGQESVASVSGDTLAMSVQN